The Catenuloplanes niger genome includes a window with the following:
- a CDS encoding ATP-binding protein — protein MSNELLRAPAEAKYADELDWLESIDDNPKPFSWRLSPKMVRLFILGSERADGLDREIPQKWFGDRSFVERAIVTLASDRGLLLIGDPGTGKSWLAELLSAAISRNSTLVVQGTAGTTEDHIKYSWNVSMVIAKGQSRQSMIPSPIMTAMENGVIGRFEELTRSTSDVQDALISILSEKYVSIPELDEDNIVFAKPGFSIIATANSRDRGVNDLSSALKRRFNFVRIPVVTNKKSEAEIVRFRTEELLRRHNIELEVPPTLLDVLLQSFADLRAASASATSDDERLESALSTAEQIGVLEDAILHSNFFGAASLTSATLASSLVGSLARRSPEDLAILNKYWHGVIEPRSKDAGGEWNGFLEGGRQAIATLS, from the coding sequence ATGAGCAACGAGCTGCTGCGCGCCCCGGCCGAGGCGAAGTACGCCGACGAGCTGGACTGGCTGGAGTCGATCGACGACAACCCGAAGCCGTTCTCCTGGCGGCTGAGCCCGAAGATGGTGCGCCTGTTCATCCTCGGCTCCGAGCGCGCCGACGGCCTGGACCGGGAGATCCCGCAGAAGTGGTTCGGCGACCGCAGCTTCGTGGAGCGCGCGATCGTCACGCTCGCCTCCGACCGGGGCCTGCTGCTGATCGGCGACCCGGGCACCGGCAAGAGCTGGCTGGCCGAGCTGCTGTCCGCCGCGATCAGCCGGAACTCGACGCTGGTCGTGCAGGGCACCGCGGGCACGACCGAGGACCACATCAAGTACTCGTGGAACGTCTCGATGGTGATCGCGAAGGGCCAGTCCCGGCAGTCGATGATCCCGTCACCGATCATGACCGCGATGGAGAACGGTGTGATCGGCCGGTTCGAGGAGCTGACCCGGTCGACCAGCGACGTGCAGGACGCGCTGATCTCGATCCTGTCCGAGAAGTACGTGTCCATCCCGGAGCTGGACGAGGACAACATCGTCTTCGCCAAGCCGGGCTTCTCGATCATCGCGACCGCCAACAGCCGGGACCGGGGCGTCAACGACCTGTCCTCCGCGCTCAAGCGGCGCTTCAACTTCGTCCGCATCCCGGTGGTGACGAACAAGAAGAGCGAGGCGGAGATCGTCCGGTTCCGCACCGAGGAGCTGCTGCGCCGGCACAACATCGAGCTCGAGGTGCCGCCGACACTGCTCGACGTGCTGCTCCAGTCGTTCGCCGACCTGCGGGCCGCATCCGCGTCCGCGACCAGCGACGACGAGCGCCTGGAGTCCGCGCTGTCCACGGCCGAGCAGATCGGCGTGCTGGAGGACGCGATCCTGCACAGCAACTTCTTCGGCGCGGCGTCGCTGACGTCGGCGACGCTCGCGTCGTCGCTGGTCGGGTCGCTGGCCCGGCGCAGCCCGGAGGACCTGGCGATCCTGAACAAGTACTGGCACGGCGTGATCGAGCCGCGCAGCAAGGACGCGGGCGGCGAGTGGAACGGCTTCCTGGAGGGTGGTCGCCAGGCGATCGCCACCCTGTCGTGA
- a CDS encoding formylglycine-generating enzyme family protein: MWETTSAGGRPAWRHTASGVLFRAVPAGTFRMGLSEAEEATLAGVEFEDGGLTPADLAQMRPVRDVRVDGFLMARHPLTVAQVRHWLPDYSDDYADGDDHRVARLEWPDELLEKLPFRLPSEAEWEYAARAGTTTLWHRGDTPPGEDAVLDTFGDERATAASENPFGLAAMGATADLCADTYLDGYADAPADARPRHAEDADRVVRGGAADLYPWQGVDEWLMLLPSTRYEFGEFASVRPVAPLP, encoded by the coding sequence ATGTGGGAGACGACGTCCGCCGGCGGCCGACCGGCCTGGCGGCACACCGCGTCCGGGGTGCTGTTCCGTGCGGTGCCCGCCGGCACGTTCCGGATGGGCCTGTCCGAGGCCGAGGAGGCGACGCTGGCCGGCGTCGAGTTCGAGGACGGCGGCCTGACGCCCGCGGACCTCGCGCAGATGCGCCCGGTCCGCGACGTACGCGTCGACGGCTTCCTGATGGCCCGGCACCCGCTGACCGTCGCACAGGTGCGGCACTGGCTCCCGGACTACTCCGACGACTACGCAGACGGCGACGACCACCGGGTGGCGCGGCTGGAGTGGCCGGACGAACTGCTGGAGAAACTGCCGTTCCGGCTGCCCAGCGAGGCCGAGTGGGAGTACGCGGCCCGCGCCGGCACCACTACGCTGTGGCACCGCGGCGACACCCCGCCCGGCGAGGACGCCGTGCTCGACACGTTCGGCGACGAACGCGCGACCGCCGCCTCGGAGAACCCGTTCGGCCTGGCCGCGATGGGCGCCACCGCGGACCTGTGCGCGGACACCTACCTCGACGGGTACGCGGACGCGCCCGCCGACGCCCGGCCGCGGCACGCCGAGGACGCCGACCGCGTGGTCCGCGGCGGCGCCGCCGACCTCTACCCGTGGCAGGGCGTCGACGAGTGGCTGATGCTGCTGCCGTCCACCCGCTACGAGTTCGGCGAGTTCGCCTCCGTCCGGCCCGTCGCACCCCTGCCGTAG
- a CDS encoding vWA domain-containing protein, protein MTTAHENRRQVLYWRLLARLFDPEEQATLESASVAIVDDLGLPALLLDPSVSVDSVVQRYPDLEAEIDGLMAPADDGRDREVRRAALVSKLLLNVFATGGGNVTAEQLARWQSDAGWFERALGCEPGALRGRAAATGAGGAEGGTGTGGSAAGNAPGSGFTVNLGPALAAIEADLIKRMRLREVLADPRLAKKLTPSMSLIEQLLRDKDNLDGVALANAKALIRRFVDEVAQVLRTQVAQASTGTIDRSIPPKRVFRNLDVDRTIWKNLPNWSPEDERLYVDRLYYKQTAKRVEPARLVVVVDQSGSMVDAMVNCTILASIFAGLPKVDVHLIAYDTRALDLTTWVHDPFEVLLRTQLGGGTDGTAALELARPKIVDPRNTVVVWISDFYEWREQECWDGFAAIHRSGARFIPVGSVSSGGQQSVNPWFRQRFKDQGTPVLSGRIKKLVHELKNFLV, encoded by the coding sequence GTGACCACCGCGCATGAGAACCGTCGGCAGGTGCTCTACTGGCGGCTGCTGGCCCGCCTGTTCGACCCGGAGGAGCAGGCCACGCTGGAGTCCGCGAGCGTCGCGATCGTCGACGACCTCGGTCTGCCGGCGCTGCTGCTCGACCCGTCCGTCTCGGTCGACAGCGTCGTCCAGCGGTACCCGGACCTCGAGGCCGAGATCGACGGTCTGATGGCCCCGGCCGACGACGGCCGGGACCGGGAGGTCCGCCGCGCCGCGCTGGTGTCGAAGCTGCTGCTCAACGTGTTCGCGACCGGCGGCGGCAACGTGACCGCGGAGCAGCTGGCCCGCTGGCAGTCCGACGCGGGCTGGTTCGAGCGGGCGCTGGGCTGCGAGCCGGGTGCGTTGCGCGGACGGGCCGCGGCCACCGGCGCCGGCGGTGCCGAGGGCGGCACCGGCACCGGGGGCAGCGCCGCCGGTAACGCGCCCGGCAGCGGTTTCACCGTGAACCTCGGGCCGGCGCTGGCCGCGATCGAGGCGGACCTGATCAAGCGCATGCGGTTGCGGGAGGTGCTGGCCGATCCGCGGCTGGCGAAGAAGCTCACGCCGAGCATGTCGCTGATCGAGCAGCTGCTGCGCGACAAGGACAACCTGGACGGCGTGGCGCTGGCGAACGCGAAGGCGCTGATCCGCCGGTTCGTCGACGAGGTCGCGCAGGTGCTGCGGACGCAGGTGGCGCAGGCCAGCACGGGCACGATCGACCGGTCGATCCCGCCGAAGCGGGTGTTCCGCAACCTGGACGTCGACCGGACGATCTGGAAGAACCTGCCGAACTGGAGCCCGGAGGACGAGCGCCTCTACGTCGACCGGCTGTACTACAAGCAGACCGCGAAGCGCGTCGAGCCGGCCCGGCTGGTCGTGGTGGTGGACCAGTCCGGCTCGATGGTCGACGCGATGGTCAACTGCACCATCCTGGCGTCGATCTTCGCGGGCCTGCCCAAGGTCGACGTGCACCTGATCGCGTACGACACGCGCGCGCTGGACCTGACCACGTGGGTGCACGACCCGTTCGAGGTGCTGCTGCGCACCCAGCTCGGCGGCGGCACGGACGGCACGGCCGCGCTGGAGCTGGCCCGCCCGAAGATCGTCGACCCGCGCAACACCGTGGTCGTCTGGATCTCCGACTTCTACGAGTGGCGCGAGCAGGAGTGCTGGGACGGGTTCGCCGCGATCCACCGGTCCGGCGCCCGCTTCATCCCGGTCGGTTCGGTGAGCAGCGGCGGCCAGCAGTCCGTCAACCCGTGGTTCCGGCAGCGGTTCAAGGATCAGGGCACCCCGGTGCTCTCCGGCCGGATCAAGAAGCTCGTCCACGAGCTCAAGAACTTCCTCGTCTGA